Part of the Brassica oleracea var. oleracea cultivar TO1000 chromosome C8, BOL, whole genome shotgun sequence genome is shown below.
GAAGAAGAGGTTATGTGCGGGAGGATGACTGTGACAGTCAATGCTAATGGAGATATATGCGCTATCCAGAAACCTGGAGAAGAAGGCGTGAACCAGAGTGTGATCCTTCATTGCTTGCGTCTTGCTTCTTCAAGAGCTGCTGCAACAACTAAGATAATCAGAGAAGAGGTAAAGTTGAAAAATCCAAAGCCTTTTGAATACAGAAAAGACTCACATTTTTGTTGTGCTTTGTGTTTCTTGGTGCAGGTTGAAGCGTATAACCGTGAGAAGAGCTTACAGAAGGTGAAGCGACATCCTACTCTGGCTAAACCTGAAGTTTCTGGACCTATTGTAGTTGTGAAGGAGGGACATAAGATGTCTGAAGATGAGGCAATAGCTGCAGAGATATCTAGGGAATATGTTGAAAGATTAAACCTCTCTTCAGTTGAACTCAAAAGCAGTAAGGAACAGGAAGCTGTTGCTGCTTCTCCTGGCAATTTCAAAGGCGGTCCATCAAACTGGTAAAGTTCTCAATCTCTCTCTCTCTTGTTTCACGTATTTCATCTACCAGACAATCTGAATCTTTGTTTGTGGGACAGGGATCCTTACACGGAAGCTATGGATGTTGATTCACTGAAAGCTTCACTTGCTTCAAGAGGTTAAAAAGTTTTCTTTATCCTTTTTTTAATAAGTTTTGTTTGCTTCTTCCTCAAGGCGGAGACTGAAACTTGTTTTGTTTCTTCTAATGCCAGGAGTGTCAGTGACTAAGTCAACGATCAAGAAAAAGGCGAACGATTCTGGAAATGTGCAGAAAGAAGTAACAGGAGATTTAGAGATGAAAGATACAGCTGAGACTACAAAACACAAGAGTGGAGAGATGACACTCAAAGATGCTGTCAAACCTAAAAAGAAGCGGAAAAACAAAAGCAGTTAAGATCATCACTTGTTTCAATTTTTTGGTATTAGAGAAGACCAAAGCTAAGCAAAGATAGATTCCAGGGTTTGTTTGTGTCTAAGTGACTAAAAGTTGATTTTTTTTGTTTCTGTCACTTGAGAATTAGAACCCTCTCAGTGAGACAGAGGTCTCGTCTTTG
Proteins encoded:
- the LOC106309656 gene encoding protein RRP45A, with the translated sequence MEGRLANMWRLTVNESKFVETALQSELRVDGRGLYDYRKLTIKFGKEYGSSEVQLGHTHVMGFVTAQLVQPYKDRPNEGSLSIFTEFSPMADPSFEPGRPGESAVELGRIIDRGLRESRAVDTESLCVLAGKKVWSVRIDLHILDNGGNLVDAANIAALAALMTFRRPDCTVGGESNQEVIIHSLEEREPVPLIIHHLPIAFTFGFFNKGNIVVMDPTYIEEEVMCGRMTVTVNANGDICAIQKPGEEGVNQSVILHCLRLASSRAAATTKIIREEVEAYNREKSLQKVKRHPTLAKPEVSGPIVVVKEGHKMSEDEAIAAEISREYVERLNLSSVELKSSKEQEAVAASPGNFKGGPSNWDPYTEAMDVDSLKASLASRGVSVTKSTIKKKANDSGNVQKEVTGDLEMKDTAETTKHKSGEMTLKDAVKPKKKRKNKSS